The stretch of DNA AAAAGGCATAACAGGATGGTGCCGTTCTGCCAGAGCGCCGCCTGGACCGGGTCGACGCCGCGGGTGATGGCGCGATTGAGCAACGAGAGCAGGGCGAACATCAGGCCTGACGAAATGCCGTACAACAGACCCAGCGTGCTTTCACTCGCCAGATCGAACTGCGGCGTGACCAACAGCAATCCGACGCATACGAGTGCCACCATGCCGAACTCGATGGGTCGGGTGCGCTCTCGAAACAGCAACCCTTCTAGTAGCACGGTAAAGGCGGGAAAGCTGGCAAAACCCAGCGTGGCGATGCCGACACCGGCTGTCTTGACGGCGATGAAGAAGGTGAGCCAGTGGCCACCGAGCAGTAGCCCGCCAAGCAGCAGACCGGCCCGTTGGCGAATGCTTGGGTGAGCGCCATTGCGACGGAAAAACTGGGCGGCCAAAAGCAGCGCAGCCACCGCGAAACCCGCGCGGCCCATCGTGATGATCAGGGGAGTGCTTTCGGCCAGCTTGCCGAATACGCCTGATAGCCCGAACATCAGCGCGCCGAAATGGATCGCGAGCAAGGCGTTGCGATGGGTCATGGCTTGGATTTCGCTGCTGATCGCATGCGTTGCGTGAATTGCATAGAAGGGTCTGACTGAATCATGAGGCCTCGCGATAGGGTGCGTTGGGGCATCACATGTGGCACGGAGCAGTCATGATGGAGCACGCGAGACAAACTGTCTGTCGCGTCACTCGCGGGATTTGTCGCGCCCCTCGCGTCTGATGGCGCGGGGTGTGGTGTCGAACTGTCGATTGAGCGCTGCGGTGAAGGCGCTCTGCGATGCGTATCCGACGCGAAGGGCTATCTCGCCGACCGCCAACGGGGTACTCAGCAGCAACTGACGCCCCTGCTGCAAGCGGCGCAGTCGGATGAACGCTTGTGGCGTGTACCCTGTTTCGCTGACGAAGCGTGCATGGAAGCGCTGCACGGAAAGCCCGGCCAGACGGGCAAGATCCCGGACCTCGAGGGGGTGTGCCAGGTGGCGGTCAATATGAGTCTCAAGCGCGGCCAGCGGGAGCAGCTGGCTCTCCTTGATCGGCTCGCAGCCAGCCGCAAGGCTGGCCAATAACAACGTGGCGCCTTGGTGGCTTATGACCGGATCGTTGATCGGGCTCGCTGAAAGCCAACTGACAAGCTGGCTCTGGGCCGGGCTCAGGCGCAGCGCAGCGGGTTGTTCCAGTAACCGCTGCGCGGAATCAGCGTGATGGCCGAGGTGCTGCTGAAGCCAGACCCGGTCTGGAATATCCACGACCAGACACGCGCTGCCGTCGGCGCTGTGGCAGGCATGGCGCGCTTCGCTAGGCACCACCGCGAGCAGCTGCTGATGGATACGACTGCCTTGGCCATTGATTTCGAAATCCAGCTGGCCACGCAGGCCGAACACTAGCTGGGTGTGCTGATGGCTGTGGATGATCGGGTCATGATTGTAATGGCGCAAGGACAGGATAGGCGGCATGGGTGACCTCGAGTGCTTGCGCTAGTGGAGCTGACGGTGAAGATGGCGTGACACCTGAACGCTGTCGACAGGTTACATGATGACCTTGTCGCGAAGCTTCTCGGCGGCCTGATTGAGCGCTTGTATGACGCGCTCTTTGTCGAAGTTCTGCACGCCGTTGGTGTCCAGGTACATCGAAAAGCCCGGCAGCTCATGCTCAACGAAGCTGTTGGTCGCGCCGAGATCCCGGCGGAAATCCACGACCTGATAGATCTGGACCGGCCGCGTGAACCCTTTGACGGTTATCTGGCCCTTGTCGCGGCACATGATGACGTCTTTGACCAACGAATAAGTTTCGTGGGAAATCAGGATTTCTCCGGCTTCGGCCGAACTCTCCAACCGGCTGGCCAGGTTCACTTCGCGGCCAATGATGGTGTAGTCCATGCGAGTGTCGGCACCGAAGTTGCCGACCGTGCAGTAGCCAGTATTGATCCCCATGCGGATTTCCATCGGCTTGGTAATGCCTTGGGCGCGCCACTGCTGTCGAAGTACCTTCATATGCTTGCGCATGGCGATGGCCATCGAGACGGCCGCCACCGCATCCTTTTTCGCTCCCTGGGTGGCAGGGTCACCGAAGAACACCATCACGCAGTCGCCTACGAACTTGTCGATAGTGCCACCGTACTTCAGCGTGATCTTCGACATCTCATTGAGGTAGGTGTTGAGCAGATCGGTGAGCGCTTCAGCCTCCAATTCTTCGGCGAGTTCAGTGAAGCCTTTGATGTCCGAGAAGAACACCGTCAGTTTCTTGCGCTGGGTTTCCAGGCGCACGCTGCGTTTGCCAGAGAAGATCGACTCCCACACTTGAGGCGACAGGTACTTCGCCAGATTGCGTGCCAACCGTGCGGCCTTGGCCTGTTCGGCCTCCACCGCGCTGCGCGCCTGTGCCAACCGTATGCCTTGCTGGTGCACATAGTAGGCCGTGACACAGATATAGACCGTAGTGAACAGAATGCTGACGGAGGACACCAGGACCGGAGTCGTGCTGTCGAATTGCAAGGGCACCAGCAAGCTGGTCAGCCCGACCCCGATCGTGACCATCAGCATAGTCATCAGAAAGTGGCGCAGGCTGCCGATGACCAGCGCACTGAAGCCCAGCGTTAGCAAAAACATCAGGCTGGGTACCAGCGCGCATCCGAGCAGCACAATACCTGCGCCCGCATTCAGGGCGTCGAGGCATAGAAGGGTTTGCGAGGTTTGCTCGGGGTGTTGCCGCTTGAAGCGATAGCTCAGGTGATAGGCGAAATGCGGGTAGAGGAGCGTGTAAGGCACCAGCCACAACAAGTTGAGCGAAAATTGCTGGGTATAAACACCGGCAGCGAGCGTGGCGGCGCAGGTCAGATAAGCAAAAACCCGTGCGTAATACTCGCGCAAGGGACGAGTAGCGAGGCCGTTGCGCCGTTCACCGGTCACGGTTGACATTATGATTACTATCCCTGAATGGTACCGGCGCTCTGGCAAGCGCCG from Pseudomonas sp. DNDY-54 encodes:
- a CDS encoding adenylate/guanylate cyclase domain-containing protein — protein: MSTVTGERRNGLATRPLREYYARVFAYLTCAATLAAGVYTQQFSLNLLWLVPYTLLYPHFAYHLSYRFKRQHPEQTSQTLLCLDALNAGAGIVLLGCALVPSLMFLLTLGFSALVIGSLRHFLMTMLMVTIGVGLTSLLVPLQFDSTTPVLVSSVSILFTTVYICVTAYYVHQQGIRLAQARSAVEAEQAKAARLARNLAKYLSPQVWESIFSGKRSVRLETQRKKLTVFFSDIKGFTELAEELEAEALTDLLNTYLNEMSKITLKYGGTIDKFVGDCVMVFFGDPATQGAKKDAVAAVSMAIAMRKHMKVLRQQWRAQGITKPMEIRMGINTGYCTVGNFGADTRMDYTIIGREVNLASRLESSAEAGEILISHETYSLVKDVIMCRDKGQITVKGFTRPVQIYQVVDFRRDLGATNSFVEHELPGFSMYLDTNGVQNFDKERVIQALNQAAEKLRDKVIM
- a CDS encoding DMT family transporter translates to MTHRNALLAIHFGALMFGLSGVFGKLAESTPLIITMGRAGFAVAALLLAAQFFRRNGAHPSIRQRAGLLLGGLLLGGHWLTFFIAVKTAGVGIATLGFASFPAFTVLLEGLLFRERTRPIEFGMVALVCVGLLLVTPQFDLASESTLGLLYGISSGLMFALLSLLNRAITRGVDPVQAALWQNGTILLCLLPFTWTSLPSIPPLDWLWLALLGVFCTGLAHSLFVASLKVLKARTTSVIFALEPVYGIAFAWWLFNEQPTLGMLFGGALIILASVITSRLKVPAVSIAPTTIPDAPHPPGQSR
- a CDS encoding helix-turn-helix domain-containing protein, with translation MPPILSLRHYNHDPIIHSHQHTQLVFGLRGQLDFEINGQGSRIHQQLLAVVPSEARHACHSADGSACLVVDIPDRVWLQQHLGHHADSAQRLLEQPAALRLSPAQSQLVSWLSASPINDPVISHQGATLLLASLAAGCEPIKESQLLPLAALETHIDRHLAHPLEVRDLARLAGLSVQRFHARFVSETGYTPQAFIRLRRLQQGRQLLLSTPLAVGEIALRVGYASQSAFTAALNRQFDTTPRAIRREGRDKSRE